A region of the Callithrix jacchus isolate 240 chromosome 10, calJac240_pri, whole genome shotgun sequence genome:
TATGCAACTAGAGCCATTGCCACAGCATGCTCTGGAATACCTCACtcacatatttaaaagtatttcctTACCAAAAGCAATCAATAAAACCTGAAAGACAAGACTGTCTCTTAAATGTGCTGAAACCTATACAAGGCCATAAGGATCATGAAAAATCTTGGAAACATGACATTATCAAAGGAATACAATAAACTTCCAGTAATCAGACTCAAAGAAATGGAGAGCCACAAACTAcctaaaaagaaattcaaaataattgctCCAAAGTAACTCAGTGAGacataaaataatacagataaaTAATGTAACCAAGCCAGGAAAATGACACAAAAAACAATTAGAAGTTTATTAAACAGATAGAAAACaattttacaaaacagaaatgtTAGAGCTAAAGAATATAATGGCAAAGAACACAAAAGCAATAGAGAGCTTCAATAGCAGACTTCAGCACAAGTAATAATCAGCCAACTTAAAAAATAGTTTACTTGACGGTTCTGGGTGGGGGTCTGGGGAGCGCAGCAGCAATGGCGGGCCACCTCATGCTCTACAACGGCGCCAAGATGCCCATCCTCGGTCTGGGCACCTGTAAGTCCCCTCCAGGCTAAGTGACCGAGGCTGTGAAGGTGGCCATCGACGTTGGGTACCGCCACATAGACTGTGCCCATGTGTACCACAATGAGAATGAGGTGGGGGTAGCCATTCAGGAGAAGCTCAAGGAGCAGGTGGTGAAGCGTGAGGAGCTGTTCATCATCAGCAAGCTGTGGTGCACATACCATGAGAAGGGCCTGGTGAAAGGAGCCTGCCTGAAGACGCTCAGCGACCTGAAGCTGGACTACCTGGACCTCTACCTTATTCACTGTCCAACTGGCTTTAAGCCTGGGAAGGAATTTTTCCCATTGGATGAGTCAGGCAACGTGATTCCCAGTGACACCAACATTCTGGACACGTGGGCGGCCATGGAAGAACTGGTGGATGAAGGGCTGGTGAAAGCTATTGGCATCTCCAACTTCAACCATCTCCAGGTGGAGAGGATCTTAAACAAACCTGGCTTAAAGTATAAGCCTGCAGTTAACCAGATTGAGTGCCACCCATACCTCACTCAGGAGAAGTTAATCCAGTACTGCCAGTCCAAAGGCATCGTGGTGACCACCTACAGCCCCCTAGGCTCTCCCGACAGGCCCTGGGCCAAGCCCGAGGACCCTTCCCTCCTGGAGGATCCCAGGATCAAGGCAATCACAGACAAGCACAATAAAACCACAGCTCAGGTGCTGATCCAGTTCCCCATGCAGAGGAACTTGGTGGTGATCCCCAAGTCTGTGACACCAGAACGCATTGCTGAGAACTTTAAGGTCTTTGACTTTGAACTGAGCAGCGAGGATATGACCACCTTACTCGGCTACAACAGGAACTGGAGGGTCTGTGCCTTGGTGAGCGCTGTCTCCCACAAGGATTACCCCTTCCATGAAGAGTTTTGAAGCTGTGGATGCCTGCTCATCCCTGAGTGACCTATACCTGTGtttcctgcctcatttttttccttgaaaatgtaGTATAGCCTGTGTCATTCAGCAGTGGGACAGCAGCTTATAGAGTGGCCAGCGAGAGCGTGTCTGGCTTGATGTTGGATCTCACGAGGCCTGCCCATAGAGTAGAAGTCTCTTCCAGTTTGCTTTGCCCTTCTCTTTGCCCCACTGGGGAAAGTACAACCTGAATACCCTTTCTGACCAAAGAGAAGCAAAATCTGCCAAGTCAAAATGGTGCCACTAACAGCTGAGTTTTGACTGCTTGGAACTGTAATCCTTTCAGCAAGACTTCTATTTGCCTCAAATAAAAAGTGCTTTTGtgagttcaaaaaaaaaaatagtttacttGAAATCCAgtcagataagaaaaaaaaatgaagaaaacctaTGGGATTTATGGGGCACTATCAAGAAAACTCACATTGACATTATGGTAGTCTAATTAAAAGAAGGTAAGAGTAGAGGGCAGAAAGCTTGTCAAAAGAAGTAATGGCTGGAAACTTCCTAAATCTGAGGAGAGATATGGACATCTAGATACATGAAGCTCAAAAGTCCCCAGATATATTCAACTTCAAGAAAAATTCATTaagacatattataatcaaaGCATCAAAAATCAAATACACAGAAAGAATGTTGAAAATAGAACAAGAAAGGGGGCTTTTCGTGTATAAGAAAAACTCCATTAGTCTCTAAACAGATTTATTCACAGAAATCTTGTTAGACAAGAGACAGTGGGTTATTacattcaaagtaataaaagaaaaagtactgCAACCAAGAATATTTACCTAGCAAAGCTGTCCTTCAAAAATAAGAGTGAGATAGAGACTCTCTTATATAAACAAAAGTTTAGGAAGTTAATCGCCTAAATCGTTTTAAAGAATCGTCCTAAAGAATTCTCTTTAGGACATTTGGTGAGACAACTAGACTTGCCTCATCAAACATCCTAAAGAGTATTCTTCAAGTTAAAATGAAAGGACACTATTTAGAGGGGGCAGGGCCAAGATGACCAACTAGAAGCAGGGGAGATCAGAGGCTCCCATCAAAAAGAACCATAATAGTATGGGAGTCCTGCACCAGCAACTAAGATAATCCAGGTTCTGTCATCAGAACTGACTAGGTGGTTGGCATCCCATGGAGTAGAAGGAAGGGCAGTGTGGTGCGGCagcccacctgagagccacatgGGGCAGGGGAGACCCAACCCCTCAGCCAACGAAGATCATGAATGAGCGTGCTACCCAACCTCAGAAAACGTGCTTTTTCCATGGAACTGTGCAACCCATGAATTGGAAGATCTCACTCGTGATCCCATACCACTGGGGCCTAGGGTCCCAACCATGGAGCCATGTGGATTTTCAATAGCGACTAAGCTAGAATCTGCTTAACCCTGGTGAACTCCAGCGGGGAGGGGCGACCAGCACCACAGCTGTGGTTGCTTGCTGTCTAAGCTATTTGAGCTCCTTTTGGGAGGGGTAGCAGCCAACATTGGGACTGATAGCTGCCTAATATACAGCAGCCATCTCTACAGCCCCAGGCTGTGCTTTTCCACAGCTGGAGCTGCAGAGGCTGGATAGCTTTGTGTCAGGCGGTATCCCCCACAGCCCAACATACTGGCTGTGACAGACAGTGCACAGAGTGCCTCTTCAGGCCTGACTCTGACCCATCCCTCCTTATGGATGGGGCCTCCCtgcaggaactcaaacaactctagCCAGGGTCTCCGGGACAGAATTCTGATCTTcctgggcctgagcccctagGAAGAGGGAGTGCAGTCTCCACAGACTAGCAGATTTAGTCTTTTCTCCTGCTAGTTCTGAGGAATCCAGGCAGCCCACATGAGTGGGTTTCCCCCAAGAAAAGCACATCCCCTCCACCAAGGTACAGTCAAAGTGCTTTGTTAAATGTGTCCTGCTCTCTGTACCACCCAACTGGGTGAGACCCTCCAACAGGGGTTGTTAGACACCCTATACAGGAGCATTCCTGCTGGCATCAGGTCGGTGCCCCTCAAGGTCAGAGATCTAAGAGGAAGAAGCAAacacccatctttgctgttctccagccttctcAAGTGACATCTCCAGATGCAGGAGTGAACCAGATGAATAGAGCCTGAAGTGAACCCCCTGAAAACTGCAGCATCCTTATAGAAGGGGAGCCTGACCattgcaagaaaaacaaacaaacagaaaacaacaacgagggcatcaacaacaacaacaaaacatccCCACAAAAACTCCATCCAAGGGCCCACAGACTAGACAAATTCAAGAAGGTGagaatgggctgggcacggtggctcaagcctgtaatcccagcactttgagaggccgaggcgggtggatcacaaggtcaagagctcgagaccatcttggtcaacatggtgaaaccccatctctactaaaaatacaaaaaattagctgggcatggtggcacgtgcctgtaatcccagctactcgggaggctgaggcaggagaattgcctgaacccaggaggcggaggttgtggtgagccaagatcacgctattgcactccagcctgggttacaagagcgaaactccgtctcaaaaaaaaaaaaaaaagaaggtgagaACGAATCAACAAAACaatgctgaaaacccaaaaggccaaagtacctcttctcctccaaatgattaaAATGCTTCTCCAGCAAGGGTGAAGAACTGGACGGAGGATGAGatagatgaattgacagaagtaggctttatAAGGTGGGAATAGCAAACTCTGCAGAGCTGacagagcatgttctaacccaatgccaagaagctaagaaccttgataagaGGTTACGGGAGCtgctaactggaataaccagTTTAAAGTGGAACATAAATGAtgtgacagagctgaaaaacacaggatGAGAACTTTGTGAATCATACACAAACGTCAATAGCTGAATGGactaagcagaaaaaagaatatcagagtttaagaccatcttactgaaataaggcatgcagaaaagattagagaaaaaagaatgaaaaggaacaaacaaaacctccaagaaatatgggactatatgaaaagactgAACATACAATTGATTGGAGTACCTGAAAAAGACAGGGCAAATGGAACACAGTTGGAAAATATACTTCacaatattatccaggagaatttctccaacctagcaagtcaggccaacattcaaattcaggaaatatggaGAATACCACTAAGATACTCTGTGAGAaaatcaaccccaagacacataatcatgaGATTATCCAagttcaaaatgaagaaaaatgttaagcacaattagagagaaaggccaggtcagactaacagcagacctctcatcagaaaccctacaagccagaagagagtgagggccaatattcaacgttcttaaagaaaagaaatttcaatacagaatttcttatccagccaaactaatcttttttttacatttatatatatatttttttcattgccctttaagttctggggtacatgtgaagaacatgcaggattgttgcataggtacatacatggcaatgtggtttgctgcctcaatCCCTAttgcctatatctggcatttctccacatattatccctccccaactccctgccccccactgtccctcccctagtccccgccaatagactccagtgtgtgatgctcccctccctatgtccatgtgttctcattgttcaacacccacctatgagtgagaacatgcagtgtttaattctctattcttgtgtcagtttgctgagaatgatggtttccaggttcatccatgtccctacaaaggacatgaactcattgttttttatggctgcatagtattccatggtgtatatgtgtcacattttccctatccagtctatcatccctgggcatttgggttgattccatgtctttgctattgtaaacagtgccacaatgaacatatgtgtgcatgtgtctttataatagaaaaatttataatcctttggatatatacccagtaatgggattgctgggtcaaatgaaatttctatttctaggtccttgaggaattgccacattgtcttccacaatggttgaactaatttacactcccaccaacagtgtaaaagtgttcctatttctccacatcctctccagcatctgctatctccagattttttaatgattgccattctaactggcatgagatgatatctcagtgtggttttgatttgcatttcactaatgaccaggaatgatgagcattttttcatatgttagttggctgcatatgtttaagtctgctgcagtggaactcataactgccttttttttcccagatgctctgtcccaggaaggtggggctttatttataagttcctgatgtgctgctgccttttttcagagattccctgTCCAGCAAGGAGGTAACCTAGTCACagcctgccagcagaggcattgctgagctgccgtgggctctgcccatctgctgtgtgaactttcttgtggttttgtttatcgtggtatagttagaactgccgcAGTAATGggggtctgcctcagtaatggtggaatGTCTCTGTAATGGCATACTGCCTTTGTAATGGCAGATtcccttggtaatggcggactgcctcagtaattgtgggctgcctcagtaatgacggactgcctcggtaatggtagacacccttcccccacagagctggaccatctatggtccagctgtgcttactgtgaaactctcaatccaaagcatttcagattgctggtctttgtgagggtgggacccactgaggcaaaccacctggctccctgtttcagccccctctttttctgttgaatgggtgactctgtctcccaggtgttccaggggCCAATTGAAACAGCACCCAGATtagtgtgagtttttgtgtggagatccACTGCACCAGCTGCAATagctgtgctggagactcatggcacttttcctcctgggaatctcctggtttgtgggcagtaaaaatttgtttggaaatgtggtgatcactcagcctctgcattctcactgagaactgcactccagagctgttcctatttggtcatcttgGATCGTCTCTACCAAACTAATCTTTAtaagcaaatgagaaataaaatccgttccagacaagcaaatgctgaggaattttgtcaccaccagacttGCCTTTTAAGAGCTCCTGAGgaagtactaaatatggaaaggaaaaaccaatatcagccactgcaaaaacactcCAAAacataaagaccaatgacactgtgaagaaactgcatcaactagtgtgcaaaataacaagatagcatcataatgacagtttcaaattcacacataataatattaaccttaaatgtaaatgggctaaacaccccAACTTAAAAACACAGATTGGCATATTGGATAAACAGTCAAACACACACCATTGTGCTGTATTATGGAACCTCATAAAAGTCCAGATAGTTCAAGCAATATTAAGCAAAGAAGACAAAGCTAGAAACATCACTTttactgatttcaaattatatcacaaagctaaagtaatcaaaacagtatggtactggcacaaaaacagacacacagatcaatggaacaaaatagaaagacaagAAATACATCAACATATATACAGCAATTAATTTTCCACAAGGGcaccaaaaatacacaatggagaaaggatagtctctttaataaatgggtTTGGAAAAACTCCATattcacatacaaaagaatgaaactggatgcttacttacaccatacacaaaaatcaactcaaaatggattaaagatctaaacaaaagacctgaaactataaaactcctagagaAAAGCATAGGGAAAATCTCCTTGATGTTGGCCTTCTCAATGAGTTTTGGATATGAtgccaaaagcacaggcaacaaaagcaaaaataagaaagtaaaattacctcaaactaaaaatcttctgcatagcaatggatacaaaataaaaagacagaattgGCAGGAAACTATTTGCAAAACACGTATATTATAAGGCATtaagatttaaaatacataaggaaTTCACACAACTTAATGGCAAAAAAAGGCACACATAACTGggtttaaaaataggcaaaagtctgaatagatatttttaaaaagaaaacagacaaatggcCAATATGTATTTGAAACATGTAGTTGAAAAGATACTCAATACTAATCCtcagcaaaatgcaaatcaaaacacaagATTTCTTTTTACACCTGAAAGTATGGCTACCACCAAAAAGTCACGTAGTAACAAGTGTTGGTTagggtgtgaagaaaagggaaccatTGTACACTGTTGCTGGAAGATAGATTAATACAGCCATAATGAATACAATGTGGAGTTTCCtccaaaactttaaaatagaactaccatataacccagcaatttttcttctaggtatattcacataataaatgaaattaggatgtcaaagagatatctgctcTCCCATGTTCATTCAATATTATTCAAAGTAGCCACGATACAGaaataacctaagtgtccatcaatgggtAAATAGATAAACTGTGCTACATTCACACAGTGAACTATAACTCggcttttaaagaaaacaaggaGATCccttacaacaacatggatgaatctggatgatgctatgctaagtgaaataaagaagacagagaaaaatactGCACAATCTCACTTATATGGGGGAAAAATGTTcagtagagagaaaaagagagtagaGTGAAGCAAAGTGTGGGGAGAATAGGAGATCTCGGTCAAAAGGTACAAGGTTGCAGTTAAGTAGGATGAATTAGTCTAGGCATACACAGCATGTGGACTATAGTTAGGGTATTGTATACTAAAAATATGCGGAGAGTAGATTTTAGTCacttctaccacacacacacacacacacacacggatgcATGTAACTAAATGAGGTAATAGACATGTTAGTCTACTTAAATATAGTTATCATTTCATTATGTACTTGTATACCAAGTTGTACAACATTATGTTGTACAtctgaaatatatacaataaaaatgaaaaaaaaatattccactACCATTTTTTTATGGTATCAGATAAGAAACTTACTGTGTTTTCTAAATGATTTTTCTCTATAAGAATGAATTCTTTCTACTTCTTTaaaggtttttctgtttttaattttcaaaagtttaatTAGCATGGATTTCCTTGGGTGTATCCTATTTGAGGTTTCTCAACTTCTTGAATCTGTGCTATATATGTCTTTCACAAAATTTAGGAAGTTTTTTGCTgtaatttctctgaatacttgctCAGTCCCTCTTTAATCCTCCTGTCCTTCTGGAACATCCACAATATGAATGCTAGCTCTATTTTTACTGTCTCACAGATATACATAGCCCTGgaggggttttctttttctttttccaggaaCCTTGTGAAAATCAGATACATGGGGAAGGAGGAAAAATATCATACCTGATTTGGCCTGGAACCTCAAGAAGGCTTCCTACATGAGAGGAAACAATATTTAGGTTGGTATGTATAGCATAAGTAGGCATTATCCAGGTGAGggggaaaatgtgttttatttagaGGTATTGCACATAGGAGGGTCTGAAGACatcaaagaaaatacacatgtTTAAGGATTTGAAAGACCAAATAATTAGTTTTTAGTTTCCGTGCTTATGGCAGAGAGGAAATGTGGtgagagatgaaaaaaatcaggCCATATTTAGGATCTGAACtaatctatttacatttatgGCCATGGTTAGTGTATTGAGGATTGGAAGAGAGTGAGAAACAAAGTGGAAAGCTGGCTAGGGCTTATTAGTCAAGGTTCACCAGAGAAACAGATTTAATAggatgtatgcatgcatgtgtgagtgtgtgtgtctgtgtgcataagtgtgtgtgtgtgtgtgtgtgtgtgtgtgagagagagagagagagagagagagagagagagagagagagagagagagagagagattaagaaTTACCCTCATGTGATTATTTTGGTAGCTAGCAAATCCTCGATACACAGAGGAGGCAAGCAGATTGGAAATTCCAGCAAGAGCTGATATTGCAATCTTCAGTCCAAAGGCAGTCGGgaggcagaatttctttcttCGAAAGATCCTCAATCTTTTCTCTTAAGGTCTTCAACTGATTAGAAAAGGTCTATTCATATTACAGAGGGTCATGTGCTTCAGTCCAAGTCTGATGATTTAAGtgttaatcacatctaaaaaataCCCTTGCGGTAATATCTATCCTGGTATTTAACCTGAACTTATAGCAAATaactacttttgaaaaataattgtaaatatcatttttaaaaattttcagcatAAGTGTTCCAGTCAtatgaaacattttgtttttgttaattataaatttaactttttaaaggtaACTAAATATGGACCTCTGATTTACTACTTGGTGTCTGAAAATCCATTACCTGCACCTACTAAAAAGCTCTGTACTAgctaattatatataaacataaatttcaaAGACAGGCACtcaatttccttttattattatatctataggatattattatattaaatgctacaaaaataatagtCATCACCAAGATAATATTTTTCTACCAAGCTCTCTCTCCAGAGCCCCCTTAATCTCCTTGTTCCTGAGGCTGTAGATCAGGGGGTTCAACATGGGAATCACCACCGTGTAGAACACAGACACCACCTTGTTCTGGTCAGTTGAGTAGCTGGACTTGGGCATCACATAAATGAAGGTAATGGTCCCAAAGAACAGAGTGACTGCAGTGAGGTGGGAGGTGCAGGTGGAGAAGGCCTTGTGGCGCCCGTCTGTGGAGCGCATCTTcaggatggtgatgaggatgtAGATGTAGGAGACGGCTATGACACACACCGTGACAATAACAATGAAGCCAACAGAAAATGAGGAAACAATTGTGGGGAAACTGATGTCAGAACAGGAGAGTTCaagtaaaggaatgaaatcaCAGAAAAAATGATTGACTCTGTTTGGTCcacagaaacataaagaaaagaaggtaCTAGTATAGAAAACAGCATTGAGAAAACCAGCTATGTAAACCACTGGGAATAACTGAACACAGACTTGTGTAGACATTTTGGTTGAATAAAGCAAATTGCCACAAAGCGGTCATAGGCCATGGCAGCCAGAAGGATGCATTCGACTGTCCCAAAAAAAACTGTTGAACTAAGCTGGATGGCACATCCAAGGTAAGAGATTGTATTTCTCTCCACCAGGAAGTTTACAAGCATGTTGGGTGTGACAGAAGATGAATAGCCCATGTCAGCAAAAGCCAAGTGACTCAGAAAAAAGTACATAGGATGATGGAGCTGAGAAGAGATTCTGATAAGAATCATTGTGCTGAGATTCCCAGATATGGTCACCAGATAGATGCATAGGATGATCATGAAGAGGATGACTCGGAGAATTGGATCATCTGTTAAGCCCAGTAAGATGAACTCCGTCACAGCAGTGTGATTCCCATCCTCCAGGGAGTCCATGAGACAAAGTAGCTGCTGCCAAAATCAATCTGTGATGAGACCAGCACATTAAATCAGTTATAAATTTGATGGTTTCATTTGCATTAAAATATAGATGGAGGTTATTATGAACAGATATATCATTCAAATAAAGTTTGGactaaaaattaagtatttttgttatttcaagtTGAAACTTTATTATGTCACCTGGTTTGAAGTATTCATGTTAGCACTATGCAAAACATTATTTGAGTAATATTCAAAACATCATGAAAGTACATTTTGAAACAgattaaattatttcataatgtaACTGTATTCTAATTGGAGTACTATTGAAAGAAATAATACTATTTTGGAAATGATATACAGTTGTATAAAGTCTAAGTTTAAAAACTCAAACAGTTTACCTAGGTTCACCAAGTTAGTGGCCAGCTTGACCTTCATCTTCAAGTTTTCTGGTTTGTAATCTTTAACTGCTTGTCCAAAGTGGCTGGTTGTCTGTGATGCTAGAGCATTTAGACCAATAAGCAAAGTAGGTATCTCCACATGATATTTACTAATAGTGTGTTTCCAAAGTATCTCATAGCTagtaaatttattaatattatagctGAGTATCAACTTTAGATCATGTTAAAAGATCACATgagcttctttctcttttgaaaagataaataatccTGGTAAATTAAATTATGTCTATTAATTCACACTGAATTGACTGTGAAATGTAGTTCAGTTGATGTTGTTTGCTAACTGATTGCAAGATTACCTCCACTGTATTTCTCAGCTATGACTTGTGAGtacacatataattttaaagtgtTCTCAAATGGTAAATGAAAATCAGCATATCAAATTTACTCATAAAAGTCAGTCTTACCTCTTGAAATAAGAATGCATTCCTCTCAGTTATAAATTCAAAGTCCTTGTTATTATATAGAGCCATATTATattattgtttgcttttgaggATAAATCTCTGAAGATTCTAGAGATTCAAATGTGAATTCAAAAGCACCAGAGATCATTATCACATTCTCAGGTGAATATTGAGCAGTTTGACTCACACAAACACAGCTAATCTTTAAAGGTTCCTTTAATTCTCAAATGATCAGTTTTTTCATATTATCTATGTGTTGGTGCTCTTTCATTTGATAATTATTGGGAGTATAACATAATAAATTGTCTCACAGGTAAATATTGGTTCTAAGCTTACTTTGCTATTTTAGGTTAAAGAATATTAAAGAGCAAATAGAAAACACTAAACTtagcttcattcattcaacaaatgttcattTCCTAAGTATTTTGTGGTGTTAGCTATAAGACACTCCATTAGGTGCTTTTGGAAATCTGAAGTGGAAATCTCACATaaagttgaattttaaataacacaattatttaattaatagaCATGTCTCtggcaaaagatataaaataaataccattaAAATTGTGTagataaatgtgtttaagtttttGTATGTTCtggatatacaagaaaaaaacaaccccatcaaaaagtgggtgaaggatatgaacagacacttttcaaaagaagacatttatgcagccaacaaacatgaaaaaaaactcatcatcctggtcattggagaaatgcaaatcaaaaccacaaggagatacgatctcacaccatttagaatggtgatcactaaaaagtcaggaaacaacatatgctgaagaggatgtggagaaataagaattcttttacactgttggtgggagtgtaaattagttcaaccattgtggaagacaaggtggtgattcctcaagggtctagaactaaaaataccatttttcccagcaaccccattactgggtatatacccaaaggattattaatcattctactttaaagccatatgcacatgtatgcttattgcagcactattcacaatagcaaagacttggaatcaacccaaatgcccatcaattatagactggataaagaaaatgtgaatgttCTTAATATCACTGAActttacacttaaaatggttaagatggaaatttttgttatatgtattttactgcaactaaaaccaatttttaaaataaaaaatatatcccCAGAGGCCAacagaaagacacagaaataaacccatgcataTATGGACAATTAATTTTAGACAAGGTCACTGAGAATGCACAATAGCAAAAGGATAGTCTCCATAATTAAGCACTTTTGGGAAAATTAGATATGCAcatgtaaaacaataaaatttatttatttaaaaccaatCTCAAAAACCAACTAAAATGGATTAAGACCAAAACATGacacctaaaaccataaaactcctagaagaaaatataggaggaaATGTGCTTGACATTGACCttggcaattatttttttaatttgacagcaAAAGCTCAGgtgagaaaagcaaaaataagttacagcaaactaaaaatattctgcacattctgcacagcaaaggatacaatcaacaaaatgaaaaggcaacttaTGGTT
Encoded here:
- the LOC100404283 gene encoding LOW QUALITY PROTEIN: olfactory receptor 5P76-like (The sequence of the model RefSeq protein was modified relative to this genomic sequence to represent the inferred CDS: inserted 1 base in 1 codon), which codes for MDSLEDGNHTAVTEFILLGLTDDPILRVILFMIILCIYLVTISGNLSTMILIRISSQLHHPMYFFLSHLAFADMGYSSSVTPNMLVNFLVERNTISYLGCAIQLSSTVFFGTVECILLAAMAYDRFVAICXYSTKMSTQVCVQLFPVVYIAGFLNAVFYTSTFFSLCFCGPNRVNHFFCDFIPLLELSCSDISFPTIVSSFSVGFIVIVTVCVIAVSYIYILITILKMRSTDGRHKAFSTCTSHLTAVTLFFGTITFIYVMPKSSYSTDQNKVVSVFYTVVIPMLNPLIYSLRNKEIKGALERELGRKILSW